A DNA window from Pseudomonas sp. B21-056 contains the following coding sequences:
- a CDS encoding D-arabinono-1,4-lactone oxidase, whose product MRAPRLIPWRNWSGAQSCLPAARLAPKDLDELVHVVTRAEGRIRPVGSGHSFSALVPTDGTLLSLSFFSGLLEHDAASLQAEFGGGTPMSRMGPALQAIGQALPNMADVDYQTLAGAIATSTHGTGKAFGSYASQVVGLQLVTASGEVLDCDANRHPEVFKAGRVSLGALGLVTRVRLQNRAAYRLRERQWVAKTEELLEDVEANTRDNQHWEMQVVTHSDYALSITLNETTDPATPPISPEEEGGNEFVTLIEKLDKYGSDFPAIRRSLLNSLRLVADFDDRVGDSHEIYANARTVRFNEMEYSVPAEQGPACLREILALIRDKDLRTWFPIEYRYVKADDIPLSMFEGRDSCSISVHQHYQMDHHNFFAAIEPIFWKYQGRPHWGKLHSLNARTLQALYPRWNEFSQVRQALDPGGKFLNGHLSTILGVS is encoded by the coding sequence ATGCGGGCGCCGCGATTGATTCCGTGGCGCAACTGGTCCGGTGCCCAGAGTTGCCTGCCGGCGGCGCGGCTGGCGCCCAAGGACCTCGATGAACTGGTGCACGTGGTGACCCGCGCCGAAGGGCGGATCCGCCCGGTGGGTTCCGGTCACTCCTTCAGTGCCCTGGTGCCCACCGACGGCACCTTGCTGTCCCTGAGCTTTTTCAGCGGCCTGCTGGAGCATGATGCGGCCAGCCTGCAAGCCGAGTTCGGCGGCGGCACGCCAATGTCGCGTATGGGCCCGGCGCTCCAGGCCATCGGCCAGGCGTTGCCGAACATGGCCGACGTCGATTACCAGACCCTGGCCGGTGCCATCGCCACCTCGACCCACGGCACCGGCAAGGCCTTCGGCTCGTATGCGTCCCAGGTGGTCGGCCTGCAACTGGTGACGGCCAGCGGCGAGGTGCTCGATTGCGATGCCAACCGTCATCCCGAGGTGTTCAAGGCGGGGCGGGTGTCGCTCGGAGCGCTGGGGTTGGTGACCCGTGTGCGCTTGCAGAACCGCGCCGCCTATCGGTTGCGCGAACGCCAATGGGTGGCGAAAACCGAAGAGCTGCTGGAGGACGTGGAGGCCAACACCCGCGACAACCAGCACTGGGAAATGCAGGTGGTCACCCATTCCGACTATGCGTTGTCGATCACCCTGAACGAAACCACTGACCCGGCCACACCACCCATCAGCCCCGAGGAGGAGGGCGGCAACGAATTCGTCACTCTGATCGAGAAACTCGACAAGTACGGCAGCGACTTTCCGGCGATCCGTCGATCCTTGCTTAACAGCCTGCGACTGGTGGCCGACTTCGACGACCGGGTCGGTGATTCCCATGAGATCTACGCCAACGCTCGCACCGTGCGCTTCAACGAAATGGAGTATTCAGTGCCTGCCGAACAGGGGCCGGCGTGCCTGCGGGAGATCCTCGCGCTGATCCGCGACAAAGACCTGCGGACCTGGTTTCCCATCGAATACCGCTACGTGAAGGCCGACGACATTCCCTTGAGCATGTTCGAAGGACGGGACAGTTGTTCGATCTCCGTGCACCAGCATTACCAGATGGACCATCACAATTTCTTCGCCGCCATCGAGCCGATTTTCTGGAAATACCAGGGCCGTCCGCACTGGGGAAAATTGCACTCGCTGAACGCCAGGACGCTCCAGGCACTGTACCCGCGCTGGAACGAATTCAGCCAGGTGCGCCAGGCTCTGGACCCCGGCGGAAAGTTTCTCAACGGGCATCTTTCAACGATCCTGGGGGTGAGCTGA
- a CDS encoding c-type cytochrome — MSATTPCVLFHTATLMLLGALLAGCGEEAKPPAPATLNAMPADAALAQVYDSSCKLCHANPGAGAPLTGDVNAWAPRVAQGADTLLDHAINGYNGMPPMGLCMHCSEEQFLALIAFMSGQQFQ, encoded by the coding sequence ATGTCGGCAACCACTCCTTGCGTCCTGTTCCATACCGCGACCCTCATGCTGCTTGGTGCGCTGCTCGCCGGCTGCGGTGAAGAGGCCAAGCCGCCTGCGCCCGCGACCCTCAATGCCATGCCTGCCGACGCGGCGCTGGCCCAGGTCTACGACAGCAGTTGCAAACTCTGCCATGCCAACCCTGGCGCCGGGGCGCCCCTGACCGGAGACGTGAATGCCTGGGCGCCGCGGGTAGCCCAGGGCGCCGATACCCTGCTGGACCACGCGATCAACGGCTACAACGGCATGCCGCCGATGGGCCTGTGCATGCACTGTTCCGAAGAGCAGTTCCTGGCATTGATCGCGTTCATGTCCGGCCAACAATTCCAGTAG
- a CDS encoding DSD1 family PLP-dependent enzyme, which yields MRPDDRGGPYSDYFRQLNRELKAHGPMRPVMLIDLDRLDHNIEVVKASVRRAGKQLRLVEKSLPSPQLLKYIGERAETRRLMSFHQPFLNHDAMQFPDADILLGKPLPVRSAELFYQLHKGPFDPARQLQWLLDTPERVQQYQALAQGLGTRMRVNIELDVGLHRGGVADDATLEAMLKLIRAHPAQLEFAGFMGYDPFVGMGVPEVVASPETLLARVMATYTARVDFVRLRYPDLWHPGLTLNTAGSPSYRLHEQERLSTEVSVGTAMLKPSHYDLPSLSEHVPAAYIATPVLKRTGAVNIPALDDMSRIFSWWDVNQRATFFLYGGNWMADFESPPGLKSNSLYGRSSNQEMANGSEAVGLAVEDQVFLRPTQTESVLLQFGDLLAVRGGRIVERWPVYG from the coding sequence CTGCGGCCGGATGACCGGGGCGGACCGTACAGTGATTATTTCCGTCAGTTGAACCGCGAGCTCAAGGCCCACGGCCCCATGCGTCCGGTGATGCTGATCGACCTGGATCGCCTCGATCACAACATCGAGGTGGTGAAGGCTTCGGTCCGGCGTGCGGGCAAGCAGTTGCGGCTGGTGGAGAAGTCCCTGCCTTCGCCTCAATTGCTGAAGTACATCGGCGAGCGGGCCGAGACCCGCCGGTTGATGTCGTTTCATCAGCCCTTTCTCAACCATGATGCAATGCAGTTTCCCGATGCCGACATCCTGCTGGGCAAGCCGCTGCCGGTGCGTTCCGCCGAGCTGTTCTATCAGCTTCACAAAGGCCCGTTCGACCCTGCGCGTCAGTTGCAGTGGCTGCTGGACACGCCCGAGCGCGTTCAGCAATACCAGGCCCTGGCCCAGGGGCTGGGCACGCGCATGCGGGTCAACATTGAACTGGATGTCGGCCTGCATCGGGGCGGGGTGGCCGATGACGCGACCCTGGAGGCGATGCTCAAACTGATTCGAGCCCATCCGGCGCAGTTGGAGTTCGCCGGGTTCATGGGCTACGACCCGTTCGTGGGCATGGGCGTGCCGGAGGTGGTGGCAAGCCCTGAAACACTGCTGGCGCGGGTCATGGCGACCTACACCGCACGGGTGGATTTCGTCCGGCTGCGCTATCCCGACCTGTGGCATCCGGGCCTGACCCTCAACACCGCCGGCAGCCCCAGCTATCGCCTGCATGAACAGGAACGCCTGAGTACCGAGGTGTCGGTGGGCACGGCCATGCTCAAGCCCAGCCATTACGACCTGCCGTCCTTGAGCGAGCACGTGCCGGCGGCCTACATCGCTACCCCGGTGCTCAAGCGCACCGGCGCGGTGAACATTCCGGCGCTGGACGACATGTCACGGATTTTTTCCTGGTGGGATGTGAACCAGCGGGCGACGTTCTTTCTCTACGGCGGCAACTGGATGGCCGACTTCGAATCCCCGCCGGGCTTGAAGAGCAACAGTCTCTATGGCCGCAGTTCCAACCAGGAAATGGCCAACGGCTCAGAGGCGGTGGGGCTGGCGGTGGAGGACCAGGTGTTCCTCAGGCCGACCCAGACCGAATCGGTGCTGTTGCAGTTCGGTGACCTGCTGGCGGTGCGTGGGGGGAGGATTGTCGAGAGGTGGCCGGTCTATGGCTGA